One genomic segment of Gemmatimonas aurantiaca includes these proteins:
- a CDS encoding FIST N-terminal domain-containing protein: MVSLTSFVVAHESTTSALEALARDIDRTQPQPSLVCAFYDADHDDRQLHEFLKTRFPFAALLGGTSCGGAMSEVGLGGSGSIGLLVIDDPDGDYGTAAVELEGDAADCAERAIHAALENAGCPGELPELVWLYQAPGQEEAVIEGLRRVVGDRCPIIGGSSADNTVSGGWRQLGPDGPQRNSVVVGVLFSSGGIGYAFQGGYEPTGPSGVVTRIGYDPSGESGIVTKVRSRQIMAIDGEPAAQVYNRWLGGTLSEKVASGGNILTDTTMFPLGIDAGRIDDLTHYLLIHPEQITADGALSTFASIEEGTRLYSMRGDKARLVERAGRVASAAVNSLGGSDNLAGGLIVYCAGCMLAVGDEMPRVATAVSTSLGGKPFVGCFTFGEQGLVLDRNAHGNLMISAIVFGK; encoded by the coding sequence ATGGTATCGCTCACGTCGTTCGTCGTCGCTCACGAATCCACCACCTCCGCCCTCGAAGCGCTCGCCCGGGACATCGACAGGACCCAACCGCAACCCAGTCTCGTCTGCGCATTCTATGACGCCGATCATGATGACCGGCAACTTCACGAATTCCTGAAGACCCGTTTCCCGTTCGCGGCCTTGTTGGGAGGGACCTCGTGCGGTGGTGCCATGAGCGAAGTCGGCCTCGGAGGCAGTGGCTCCATCGGGCTGCTGGTCATCGATGATCCCGATGGCGACTACGGCACGGCGGCCGTGGAACTGGAGGGGGATGCGGCCGATTGCGCCGAGCGCGCCATCCACGCGGCACTGGAGAACGCCGGTTGTCCCGGCGAACTGCCGGAGCTGGTGTGGCTGTATCAGGCGCCGGGGCAGGAAGAGGCGGTGATCGAAGGGCTCCGTCGGGTGGTGGGCGATCGCTGCCCTATCATCGGTGGCAGTTCCGCCGACAATACCGTGTCGGGCGGATGGCGTCAGCTGGGCCCGGACGGTCCACAGCGAAACAGCGTGGTGGTGGGCGTGCTCTTCTCGTCGGGCGGCATCGGCTATGCCTTCCAGGGCGGTTATGAGCCCACCGGCCCGAGCGGCGTCGTCACGCGCATCGGATACGATCCGTCGGGGGAAAGCGGAATCGTGACGAAGGTGCGCAGCCGGCAGATCATGGCCATCGACGGCGAACCCGCGGCCCAAGTGTACAACCGGTGGCTTGGCGGTACGCTGTCGGAAAAGGTGGCGTCGGGAGGAAACATTCTCACCGACACGACAATGTTCCCGCTGGGCATCGATGCCGGTCGCATCGACGACCTCACGCACTATCTGCTCATTCACCCGGAGCAGATCACCGCCGACGGAGCGCTCTCCACCTTCGCGTCCATCGAAGAAGGCACACGTCTCTACAGCATGCGGGGCGACAAGGCGCGCCTCGTGGAACGCGCCGGTCGTGTGGCCTCCGCGGCGGTGAACTCCCTCGGTGGCTCCGACAATCTGGCCGGTGGCCTCATCGTGTACTGCGCGGGATGCATGCTGGCCGTGGGCGATGAAATGCCCAGGGTGGCCACGGCTGTCTCCACGAGTCTGGGGGGCAAGCCGTTCGTGGGCTGCTTCACGTTCGGCGAACAGGGGCTCGTTCTCGATCGGAACGCACACGGCAACCTGATGATTTCCGCGATCGTGTTCGGCAAGTAG
- a CDS encoding cupin domain-containing protein: protein MTDAPRLRQHPEDRFAGPVHHFDLPATAAALRQEPHHSVGGHRQIALFRRGPLTLLVFAFEAGGALKEHQAEGTVTIQTLSGRLTVVVDEATYELPVGHLVTLAPGVRHAVLAAEASDMLLAVCRES, encoded by the coding sequence ATGACCGACGCGCCCAGACTCCGGCAACACCCCGAAGATCGCTTCGCAGGACCAGTCCATCACTTCGACTTGCCGGCCACCGCCGCCGCGCTGCGACAGGAGCCGCACCATTCGGTTGGAGGTCATCGGCAGATCGCCCTGTTTCGTCGGGGCCCGCTGACGCTCCTCGTCTTCGCCTTCGAAGCGGGTGGGGCACTCAAGGAACACCAGGCCGAAGGCACGGTGACCATCCAGACCTTGTCGGGCCGGCTCACGGTGGTGGTCGACGAGGCAACGTATGAGTTACCCGTCGGCCACCTCGTGACCCTCGCGCCCGGTGTACGTCACGCCGTGCTGGCAGCCGAGGCCAGCGACATGCTCCTGGCTGTCTGTCGGGAGTCGTAG
- a CDS encoding ECF-type sigma factor, with the protein MPSAPDWRNPPGSVDLVFVPDAFAPDPQSLTDLLRAAQDGDTAAHEAAASLVYRELHQLAEAYLGRERDDHTLQPTALVNEAYLRLLGHESPWENRAQFFGIAGRTMRRILVDHARRRMADRRDARLTVTLEDAAPATPAGFLEVLEVHDALERLEQLDPRQAHIVELKFFVGLSLDEIAEALSISPATVSREWALARRWLRLHALKS; encoded by the coding sequence ATGCCCTCCGCTCCCGACTGGCGGAATCCCCCAGGCTCGGTGGATCTTGTGTTCGTGCCCGACGCGTTTGCCCCCGATCCGCAGTCCCTCACCGACCTGCTGCGCGCGGCGCAGGACGGGGACACGGCCGCCCACGAGGCCGCGGCGAGTCTGGTGTATCGGGAGCTGCATCAACTGGCCGAGGCGTATCTGGGCCGTGAACGCGATGATCACACACTGCAGCCCACCGCCCTCGTCAACGAGGCGTACCTGCGCCTGCTGGGCCACGAATCGCCGTGGGAGAATCGGGCGCAGTTCTTCGGTATCGCCGGTCGCACGATGCGGCGCATTCTCGTGGACCATGCGCGCCGCCGTATGGCCGACCGGCGTGACGCCCGACTCACGGTGACGCTGGAAGACGCCGCTCCGGCCACACCGGCCGGGTTTCTCGAGGTCCTCGAAGTGCACGATGCGCTCGAACGACTGGAGCAGCTCGATCCCCGCCAGGCGCACATCGTGGAACTCAAGTTTTTCGTGGGGTTGTCCCTCGACGAAATCGCGGAAGCCCTCTCCATCTCTCCGGCCACGGTGAGCCGCGAATGGGCGCTGGCCCGTCGCTGGTTGCGTCTCCATGCCCTGAAGTCGTAG
- a CDS encoding EAL domain-containing protein has protein sequence MEGSEELRETIVGMRREIDALRMENTHANLLLQALDAVLCVTGDADPFANVFSALLPVFDASHAIVLVEDATPRDALHCVAANADALVDSRWRGGRTFAKVLSGRVVTTVTGADWEEWPEGAVAGLTRSQPTLYLPLGVRGRRGLLMILREEGRTGFDRAHVTLARKFSVLASHALAAKRASQTEAESHRLKHLTEQLEASQEALTFRANHDQLTGLPNRSHVRELVDYAVSRKTPGEKLALAFIDLDNFKQVNDLYGHAAGDALLKGVAERITAQLRRTDVLGRISGDEFVIMLDPVRQRSETAAVIDRVREQLQQPFRIDGIDVRTSGSIGVAFYPMHGTDYDTLRHHADTAMYRAKSSSKGSITYFSQKMGQEAKERLSLEYRLRRAINERQIQCALQQKVDIHRQSVVGFEALARWTESHGIVHPPGLFVPIAAEMGLLDEMTDIVLDGLIQAMPDLTARFGEDITYSLNLSPGQTARLPFMQKVIQRIVDTARPRNFILEFTEDALVATGPFQSKVLPLLKEADIGVSIDDFGMGYSSLAVLADITADEIKVDRSLISGIQDRPRSQIILRAIESLSSALGVSVVAEGIEEHAEKDYLQRHSNIRIGQGFLFHKPELVTELMDDHLPMLLAKHVA, from the coding sequence ATGGAAGGGTCCGAGGAGCTACGCGAAACCATCGTGGGCATGCGTCGCGAGATCGACGCACTGCGCATGGAGAACACGCATGCCAACCTGCTGCTGCAGGCGCTGGATGCGGTGTTGTGCGTGACGGGTGATGCCGATCCGTTCGCCAACGTGTTCTCGGCGCTCCTGCCGGTCTTCGATGCATCGCATGCCATCGTGCTGGTGGAGGATGCCACACCACGTGATGCCCTCCATTGTGTGGCGGCGAACGCCGATGCCCTGGTCGATTCCCGCTGGCGCGGCGGGCGCACCTTCGCCAAGGTGCTTTCCGGGCGCGTGGTCACGACGGTGACCGGCGCCGACTGGGAGGAATGGCCGGAAGGCGCCGTGGCAGGGCTCACGCGGTCGCAGCCCACGTTGTATCTGCCGCTCGGCGTGCGGGGGCGGCGCGGACTGCTGATGATCCTGCGTGAGGAAGGACGCACGGGATTCGATCGGGCACACGTGACGCTGGCCCGCAAGTTCTCGGTACTGGCCTCACACGCCCTGGCAGCCAAGCGGGCGAGCCAGACGGAAGCCGAGAGTCATCGGTTGAAGCACCTCACCGAACAACTCGAGGCCAGCCAGGAGGCACTGACCTTCCGGGCCAACCATGACCAGCTCACCGGGTTGCCCAATCGTTCGCATGTCCGCGAACTGGTGGACTATGCGGTGTCGCGCAAGACACCGGGGGAGAAGCTCGCGCTGGCGTTCATCGATCTCGACAACTTCAAACAGGTCAACGATCTCTACGGACACGCCGCCGGGGATGCCCTGCTGAAGGGTGTGGCCGAACGCATCACCGCCCAGCTACGCCGGACGGATGTCCTGGGCCGCATCAGCGGCGACGAGTTCGTCATCATGCTCGATCCCGTCCGTCAGCGCAGTGAGACCGCGGCGGTCATCGACCGTGTGCGTGAGCAGTTGCAGCAGCCGTTCCGTATCGATGGCATCGATGTACGCACTTCGGGCTCCATCGGGGTCGCGTTCTATCCGATGCATGGCACGGACTACGATACGCTGCGTCATCACGCCGATACGGCCATGTACCGGGCCAAGAGTTCGAGCAAGGGCAGCATCACGTATTTCAGTCAGAAGATGGGGCAAGAGGCCAAGGAGCGTCTCTCGCTCGAGTACCGGCTGCGCAGGGCCATCAACGAACGTCAGATCCAGTGCGCACTGCAGCAGAAGGTCGATATCCACCGCCAGAGCGTGGTGGGATTCGAAGCGCTCGCGCGCTGGACGGAGAGTCACGGTATCGTGCACCCGCCGGGACTGTTCGTGCCCATTGCCGCCGAGATGGGATTGCTGGACGAGATGACCGACATCGTACTGGATGGACTCATTCAGGCCATGCCGGATCTCACGGCCCGTTTTGGCGAGGACATCACGTACAGCCTCAATCTCTCGCCCGGTCAGACGGCCCGTCTGCCGTTCATGCAGAAGGTCATCCAGCGTATCGTCGATACCGCTCGTCCGCGCAATTTCATTCTCGAGTTCACCGAGGATGCGCTGGTGGCGACGGGGCCATTCCAGTCGAAGGTGCTGCCGTTGCTCAAGGAAGCCGATATCGGCGTTTCCATCGACGACTTCGGCATGGGCTATTCCTCACTGGCCGTGCTGGCCGACATCACGGCCGACGAGATCAAGGTCGATCGTTCGCTGATCAGCGGTATTCAGGACCGGCCGCGCAGCCAGATCATCCTGCGCGCCATCGAATCATTGAGTTCCGCGCTCGGGGTCTCGGTGGTGGCCGAGGGCATCGAGGAACATGCGGAGAAGGACTATCTGCAGCGTCACTCCAATATCCGCATCGGCCAGGGCTTTCTGTTTCACAAGCCCGAACTGGTCACCGAACTGATGGACGACCACCTGCCGATGCTGTTGGCAAAACACGTGGCGTGA
- the coaBC gene encoding bifunctional phosphopantothenoylcysteine decarboxylase/phosphopantothenate--cysteine ligase CoaBC, with the protein MPNSRIVFIVTGSIAAFKAAQAVSRLVQDGHTVRVVATPAALQFVGAATFEGLTGHPVLSDLWEPGRAMDHIHLSRWADMGMICPASANTIAHMAHGLADDLVGALALAWPREKPLHLFPAMNREMLSHPSTMDNLAAVGRAGVIVHPTAGGNLACGEVGGGRLLEPDEIVALITPPRLGRVLVTAGATREPIDGIRFVSNVSTGRTGAAIADRLAAKGWDVTFVHGQSSALPNARTTRVPYGSFADLDATLQRELAAQAYTAVIHAAAVSDYSIASVNGGEPDGQVKLGSGESLELRFKANHKILPRLRGYSANGAMQVIGFKLTLNQTASRTEEIARGLLGSTVDAIVANDWSHIDGDRHPGQLVANDEAPTFANIDELSELLHRRLLRAGAGTGTPVAHA; encoded by the coding sequence ATGCCGAACTCCCGAATCGTCTTCATCGTCACCGGCTCGATCGCGGCATTCAAAGCCGCACAGGCGGTGTCGCGCCTGGTCCAGGATGGACACACCGTGCGCGTGGTGGCCACGCCTGCGGCACTCCAATTCGTCGGCGCCGCCACGTTCGAAGGGCTGACGGGCCATCCCGTGCTCTCCGATCTCTGGGAGCCGGGACGGGCGATGGATCACATCCATCTCAGTCGATGGGCTGACATGGGGATGATCTGTCCGGCCAGCGCCAACACCATCGCCCACATGGCGCATGGTTTGGCGGACGATCTCGTCGGTGCCCTCGCGCTGGCGTGGCCGCGGGAGAAGCCGCTGCATCTGTTTCCCGCGATGAATCGCGAGATGCTGAGTCATCCGTCCACGATGGACAATCTGGCGGCAGTGGGTCGGGCGGGTGTCATCGTGCATCCCACGGCCGGTGGCAATCTGGCCTGTGGGGAAGTGGGCGGCGGCCGTCTGCTCGAGCCCGATGAGATCGTGGCGCTGATCACCCCACCCCGCCTCGGTCGGGTCCTCGTCACCGCGGGCGCCACCCGCGAACCCATCGACGGCATCCGGTTCGTTTCCAATGTGAGTACGGGTCGCACCGGTGCCGCCATTGCCGATCGCCTGGCCGCGAAGGGATGGGACGTCACGTTCGTGCACGGACAATCCTCGGCGCTGCCCAACGCGCGCACGACACGGGTACCGTATGGTTCGTTCGCGGATCTCGATGCCACACTGCAGCGGGAACTGGCCGCGCAGGCGTACACCGCCGTGATTCACGCCGCGGCCGTCAGTGATTATTCCATCGCCTCCGTCAACGGTGGAGAGCCCGATGGTCAGGTGAAGCTCGGCAGCGGAGAATCGCTCGAATTGCGGTTCAAAGCGAACCACAAGATTCTGCCGCGTCTTCGCGGATACTCCGCGAACGGGGCCATGCAGGTGATCGGTTTCAAGCTCACGCTCAACCAGACCGCCTCACGCACCGAGGAAATCGCGCGCGGTCTGCTCGGCTCGACGGTCGATGCCATCGTGGCCAATGACTGGTCACACATCGACGGCGATCGTCACCCCGGTCAACTGGTCGCGAACGACGAAGCGCCCACGTTCGCGAACATCGACGAATTGAGCGAACTCCTGCACCGTCGCCTGCTGCGCGCCGGAGCCGGCACGGGGACACCGGTCGCGCACGCCTGA
- a CDS encoding DUF2249 domain-containing protein: protein MASRHAPGAVMVNLLDASFPLALQVVDPVTVIEADVREDLRAGREPFQRIMAARADVPEWGALLVRATFEPAPLYRVMGRDGWAHHTECLAADDWCVWFYRDIPVLDVRDMDPPEPLAHTLNAAEALPENGALVQLNVRVPQFLLPRLAERGFLFHVREVSPDRVHVFIRRRPVYEGIQ from the coding sequence ATGGCATCCCGGCATGCTCCAGGAGCCGTCATGGTGAATCTGCTCGATGCATCCTTTCCTCTCGCGTTGCAGGTGGTCGACCCGGTCACCGTCATCGAAGCCGATGTCCGCGAGGATCTGCGGGCCGGTCGCGAACCGTTCCAGCGCATCATGGCCGCCCGCGCGGACGTGCCCGAGTGGGGTGCGCTCCTCGTGCGGGCCACCTTCGAACCCGCACCGCTCTATCGGGTGATGGGCAGGGACGGCTGGGCGCATCACACCGAGTGTCTGGCCGCCGACGACTGGTGTGTCTGGTTCTACCGGGATATTCCCGTGCTCGATGTACGCGACATGGATCCTCCGGAACCATTGGCCCACACGCTGAATGCCGCCGAGGCGTTACCCGAAAACGGCGCCCTGGTGCAACTCAATGTCCGGGTTCCGCAATTCCTGCTTCCCAGGCTCGCCGAACGGGGATTCCTGTTTCACGTGCGCGAAGTCTCCCCCGATCGGGTGCACGTGTTCATCAGGCGCCGTCCGGTGTATGAAGGCATTCAGTGA
- a CDS encoding CocE/NonD family hydrolase has protein sequence MAGLHLHRLSSHLLALATLATLGVSETQAQRPGPDPAAVARVRAQYAKREVSIPMRDGTKLFTSIYVPRDTSKAVPILLMRTPYSVAPYGPNEYAGQLGPFPDIDREGWIFVNQDVRGRYMSEGYYSFMTPHLGPDRKAGAVDESTDTYDTIEWILKNIGHHNGRVGMWGNSAPGFFVAAGMIGAHPALKFSYPSAPMIDWWLGDDRHMNGLFKLSQTYNFLKGFDQPRPGPVTQYPAGPNAGTTDGYAWHLKMGALSNYGSGPLQNRIAFWDSIVAHPDYDAYWQARSLWKHAKNITPAVLLVGGWYDVEDPYGMLRLNQSMQADSRSTKQMLVIGPWSHGGWNRADFPTFGAFTNGSPTGKFFRDSVGAPAFRCLLKDDCGSFQFGGALVFEPGTNQWKRFDAWPPKTARPRSLYLREQGVASFAAPTAATGSDRYVSDPAKPVPYTMGNTFGFNAMYPTEDQRFASRRPDVLVYRSEVLTEDITVAGPVSALLHVASTGTDADFVVKIIDQYPDDAPPEFEGGPRLDAYERLVRPGVARARWRRGYSRSVPLTANVADTVRVPLDDVMHTFRKSHRIVVHVQSTWFPAVDRNPQRFVPNIYKAKDSDFQTATMTVFRTAARPSHLTLNVLP, from the coding sequence ATGGCCGGCCTCCATCTGCACCGTCTCTCCTCCCATCTGCTGGCTCTCGCCACACTCGCCACACTCGGTGTGAGTGAGACACAGGCACAACGTCCGGGTCCCGATCCCGCCGCGGTGGCGCGGGTCCGCGCACAGTATGCGAAGCGCGAGGTGAGCATCCCCATGCGCGACGGCACCAAGCTGTTCACGTCCATCTATGTGCCGCGCGACACCAGCAAAGCCGTCCCCATTCTGCTGATGCGCACACCGTACAGCGTCGCGCCCTACGGGCCGAACGAGTACGCGGGGCAGCTGGGGCCCTTTCCCGATATCGATCGGGAAGGTTGGATCTTCGTCAATCAGGACGTGCGCGGTCGCTACATGAGCGAAGGGTACTACTCGTTCATGACGCCGCATCTCGGCCCCGATCGCAAGGCGGGCGCCGTGGACGAGTCCACCGATACGTACGACACCATCGAGTGGATCCTGAAGAACATCGGTCACCACAACGGCCGCGTGGGCATGTGGGGCAATTCGGCGCCCGGATTCTTCGTGGCGGCCGGCATGATCGGCGCACATCCCGCGCTCAAGTTTTCGTATCCGTCAGCACCGATGATCGATTGGTGGCTGGGTGACGACCGTCACATGAACGGACTCTTCAAGCTGTCGCAGACCTACAACTTCCTGAAGGGGTTCGATCAACCGCGTCCGGGGCCGGTCACGCAGTATCCCGCGGGACCGAATGCGGGAACCACCGACGGGTACGCGTGGCATCTGAAGATGGGAGCGCTGTCCAACTACGGCAGCGGGCCATTGCAGAACCGTATCGCCTTCTGGGACTCCATCGTCGCGCACCCGGACTACGATGCGTACTGGCAGGCCCGCTCGCTCTGGAAACATGCGAAGAACATCACGCCCGCCGTGCTGCTCGTCGGCGGCTGGTACGATGTGGAAGATCCCTACGGCATGCTGCGTCTCAACCAGAGCATGCAGGCCGACAGTCGCTCGACGAAGCAGATGCTGGTGATTGGGCCCTGGTCGCATGGGGGCTGGAACCGTGCCGACTTCCCGACATTCGGCGCGTTCACGAATGGCAGCCCCACCGGGAAGTTCTTCCGGGATTCCGTGGGCGCACCGGCGTTCCGGTGCCTCCTCAAGGACGACTGCGGATCGTTCCAGTTCGGAGGCGCGCTGGTCTTCGAGCCGGGCACCAATCAGTGGAAGCGCTTCGATGCCTGGCCGCCGAAGACGGCGCGTCCCCGCTCGTTGTACCTGCGTGAGCAGGGCGTGGCGTCGTTCGCCGCCCCCACCGCCGCCACGGGTTCCGACCGGTATGTCAGCGATCCGGCAAAGCCGGTGCCGTACACCATGGGGAACACGTTCGGCTTCAACGCGATGTATCCCACCGAAGACCAGCGCTTCGCATCGCGGCGCCCCGACGTGCTCGTCTATCGCTCGGAGGTGCTCACCGAGGACATCACCGTGGCCGGCCCGGTGTCCGCGCTGTTGCACGTAGCCAGCACCGGCACGGACGCCGATTTCGTGGTGAAGATCATCGATCAGTATCCGGACGATGCGCCGCCGGAGTTCGAAGGCGGCCCGCGTCTCGACGCATACGAGCGTCTGGTGCGTCCCGGTGTGGCGCGCGCGCGCTGGCGCCGGGGGTATTCCCGCAGCGTGCCCCTCACCGCCAACGTCGCGGACACGGTGCGCGTACCGCTCGACGATGTCATGCACACCTTCCGCAAGAGTCATCGCATCGTCGTGCACGTGCAGAGCACGTGGTTCCCGGCCGTCGACCGCAATCCCCAACGGTTCGTTCCCAACATCTACAAGGCCAAGGACTCCGATTTCCAGACCGCGACCATGACGGTGTTCCGCACCGCCGCGCGCCCCTCCCACCTCACACTCAACGTCCTGCCGTAG
- a CDS encoding serine/threonine-protein kinase, with protein MHHDLTPDDWARLKGLWLEYEDGSASERESLLVSEAVPNHLREVLVALITVDERGLADVDRSAADLLGMAAPRQPDDAQERASAAMIGRRLGAYRVLRLIGRGGMGAVYEAERADQSYQQRVAIKTLWRGADSAVLLQRFRSERQILASLHHPNIAPLLDGGSTEEGTPWLALEYVEGTPVDQWCDERRLGITERLDLFRQICAAVQHAHQRLVVHRDLKPSNVLVTPDGVVKLLDFGVAKLLSPTEVDGTLTSAGLSPFTAAWAAPEQLEDGPVSTVADVYSLGAILTQLLAGAPPRILAGRMSIERLRTAVAAPPRSPSALAASASPAVATARGFSSPARLADTLRGELDAIAGMALRSDPDRRYASVEALSDDVRRYLRRDRVLARPDSAAYRLWSFVRRRPAASITFVAFVLSVAGGGALAWRQAVLARAEARRAERATTFLSSLVMGSNATSYEPLIRLGREGTLAQLLDSALVRIPREFADDSRIRGRLYGAIGANLASQGRLDRALTVLDSARILTAQGYGMRSVEFARANLEWAALCLDIEGLPASRQAIADVTHIVLAHPEDQELHQRLDLVRSGQALLLGRVREADSMASHVLAVISPRDRGVLALRAALLRMSASTWVDRDPRLYLKRARAASALADSMGLAGSNEQWRAFNAEFEALLVLGRSEAAAEVLQRVRTTYADVSRDGRVGNVPLLQQQAFLASVDGDTAARRIAATSAVQAIEQGAVATQTTKLLTYATALDDALARKDTLAAVTIVRRSVRDLLPGESPLVLGLAYWHLARGENAGGHHEEALQAVRDGRRWIADTPDLESVLPLLRREEYVALKALGRTNEADSLRRSVPTRGPIAPCTPGGVWNGCPDVP; from the coding sequence ATGCACCACGATCTGACCCCGGACGACTGGGCACGGCTCAAAGGGCTCTGGCTGGAATACGAGGATGGCAGCGCCAGTGAGCGGGAGTCCCTGCTGGTCAGCGAGGCCGTGCCGAATCATCTGCGGGAAGTGCTGGTGGCATTGATCACGGTGGACGAGCGCGGCCTGGCCGATGTCGATCGTTCCGCCGCCGACCTGCTGGGCATGGCCGCCCCCCGTCAGCCCGACGACGCCCAGGAACGCGCCTCCGCGGCAATGATCGGCCGTCGACTGGGGGCGTATCGGGTGCTGCGGCTCATCGGCCGCGGTGGCATGGGCGCGGTGTACGAGGCCGAACGTGCCGATCAGTCGTATCAGCAGCGGGTGGCGATCAAGACCCTGTGGCGCGGAGCGGACAGCGCGGTGCTGCTGCAGCGCTTTCGTTCGGAACGACAGATTCTCGCGAGCCTGCATCATCCCAACATCGCGCCGCTGCTCGACGGGGGGTCGACGGAAGAAGGCACGCCGTGGCTCGCCCTGGAGTACGTGGAAGGCACACCGGTGGATCAATGGTGTGACGAGCGGCGACTGGGCATCACCGAACGTCTCGATCTCTTCCGGCAGATCTGCGCGGCGGTGCAGCATGCCCATCAGCGGCTCGTGGTGCATCGTGATCTCAAGCCGTCGAATGTGTTGGTGACGCCGGACGGCGTCGTGAAGCTGCTCGATTTCGGCGTGGCGAAACTGCTTTCACCGACCGAGGTGGATGGCACGCTCACCAGCGCGGGACTGTCGCCGTTCACGGCGGCGTGGGCGGCGCCCGAACAGCTGGAAGACGGGCCCGTGTCCACCGTCGCCGATGTGTACTCACTGGGCGCGATCCTCACACAACTACTCGCGGGGGCACCGCCCCGTATCCTTGCAGGACGCATGTCGATCGAGCGTCTGCGTACGGCGGTGGCCGCACCGCCCCGTTCCCCCAGTGCGCTCGCGGCATCCGCATCCCCCGCCGTGGCGACGGCGCGCGGATTTTCGTCACCGGCCAGACTCGCCGACACATTGCGCGGTGAGCTCGATGCGATCGCGGGCATGGCGCTGCGCAGCGATCCCGACCGGCGATATGCCAGCGTGGAAGCGTTGAGCGATGACGTGCGTCGGTATCTCCGGCGCGACCGGGTGCTGGCGCGTCCGGACAGTGCCGCCTACCGCCTGTGGAGCTTCGTGCGTCGTCGACCGGCCGCGAGCATCACCTTCGTCGCGTTCGTGCTGTCCGTGGCGGGTGGTGGTGCCCTCGCCTGGCGACAGGCCGTGCTGGCGCGCGCCGAGGCGCGACGTGCCGAACGGGCCACGACGTTTCTCTCCAGCCTCGTGATGGGATCGAATGCCACATCCTACGAACCGTTGATCCGTCTCGGTCGTGAAGGCACGCTGGCGCAATTGCTGGACAGCGCACTGGTCCGCATTCCCCGCGAATTCGCGGACGACAGTCGCATTCGTGGGCGGTTGTACGGCGCGATCGGCGCCAATCTCGCCTCGCAGGGCCGTCTCGACCGGGCACTCACCGTCCTCGATTCGGCGCGCATCCTCACGGCGCAGGGATACGGGATGCGCAGTGTGGAGTTCGCGCGCGCCAATCTGGAATGGGCGGCGTTGTGTCTGGATATCGAAGGCCTCCCCGCATCACGGCAGGCCATTGCGGACGTCACACACATCGTCCTCGCCCACCCGGAGGATCAGGAACTGCATCAGCGTCTCGATCTGGTCCGCTCGGGACAGGCGCTGCTGCTGGGGCGTGTGCGGGAGGCCGACTCCATGGCGTCGCACGTGCTCGCCGTCATCTCTCCGCGCGACCGCGGTGTGCTCGCCCTGCGCGCCGCGTTGTTGCGCATGTCGGCGTCGACCTGGGTGGACCGCGATCCCCGACTGTACCTCAAGCGCGCCCGTGCGGCGAGTGCCCTGGCCGACTCCATGGGACTCGCCGGCAGTAACGAGCAGTGGCGTGCGTTCAATGCCGAGTTCGAAGCCCTGCTGGTTCTCGGGCGCAGCGAAGCGGCAGCCGAGGTGCTGCAGCGCGTACGGACCACGTATGCCGACGTCAGTCGTGATGGACGCGTGGGCAACGTGCCCTTGCTGCAGCAGCAGGCGTTTCTCGCCAGTGTGGACGGCGATACCGCTGCCCGCCGCATCGCAGCGACCTCGGCCGTTCAGGCCATCGAACAGGGCGCGGTCGCCACCCAGACGACCAAACTGCTCACGTATGCGACCGCGCTCGACGATGCCCTCGCGCGCAAAGACACGCTGGCCGCGGTGACCATCGTCCGCCGCAGCGTCCGCGATCTGCTCCCCGGGGAATCCCCACTCGTGCTGGGGTTGGCATACTGGCATCTCGCGCGCGGAGAAAACGCCGGCGGTCATCATGAAGAAGCATTGCAAGCGGTGCGGGACGGAAGGCGATGGATTGCCGACACACCGGATCTCGAAAGTGTCCTGCCGCTGTTGCGTCGCGAAGAGTATGTGGCTCTCAAGGCATTGGGACGGACGAATGAAGCCGACAGTCTGCGCCGGTCGGTGCCGACACGCGGACCGATTGCACCCTGCACACCAGGTGGTGTGTGGAATGGTTGTCCGGATGTGCCCTGA
- a CDS encoding metal-sulfur cluster assembly factor, which produces MNDDPAAPSQTQLRDALRMVIDPEIGLDIVTVGLIYDITYNAGLVHVTYTLTTPGCPMERHISNGIVHALSDVPGVDDIDLHLVWEPRWHPGMLQEPSW; this is translated from the coding sequence ATGAACGATGATCCCGCGGCACCGTCCCAGACGCAGCTCCGTGACGCACTGCGTATGGTCATCGATCCGGAGATCGGACTCGATATCGTGACGGTCGGACTGATCTACGACATCACGTACAATGCCGGTCTGGTGCATGTCACCTACACGCTCACCACGCCGGGCTGTCCGATGGAGCGACACATCTCCAATGGCATCGTCCACGCGCTGTCGGATGTGCCGGGCGTCGACGATATCGATCTCCACCTGGTCTGGGAACCACGATGGCATCCCGGCATGCTCCAGGAGCCGTCATGGTGA